From a single Sporosarcina oncorhynchi genomic region:
- a CDS encoding DivIVA domain-containing protein, with translation MALSPLDIHNKEFSRGFRGYDEDEVNEFLEQIMKDYENVLEENRALKSSLKDSKEQVSHYNTIEGTLQKSILIAQEAAEDVRRNSIQESKLIVKEAEKNADRIVNEALSRARKIAIDIEDLKKQSKVFRNRFRMLIEAQLDMIKMDDWDKLMEYEPESELMEIAADQE, from the coding sequence ATGGCACTGTCACCGCTTGATATACATAATAAAGAATTTAGCCGCGGGTTTCGCGGGTATGATGAAGACGAAGTGAATGAGTTTTTGGAACAAATCATGAAAGATTATGAGAATGTTCTGGAAGAGAATCGGGCGTTAAAAAGCAGTTTGAAAGATTCGAAAGAACAAGTTTCTCACTATAATACTATTGAAGGTACGTTGCAGAAATCGATTCTTATTGCACAAGAAGCTGCCGAAGACGTACGAAGAAATTCCATTCAGGAATCCAAGCTCATTGTCAAAGAAGCTGAAAAAAATGCAGACCGCATTGTCAATGAAGCTTTGTCGCGTGCAAGAAAAATCGCAATCGACATCGAAGATCTGAAAAAACAATCCAAAGTATTCAGGAACCGATTCCGAATGCTAATTGAAGCTCAGCTGGATATGATTAAAATGGATGATTGGGACAAACTGATGGAATATGAACCTGAATCCGAACTGATGGAAATTGCAGCAGACCAAGAATAA
- a CDS encoding RNA-binding protein: MDSIVQHFRKEEQPFIENALGWTREVEDTYAPKLTGFLDPREQFIVETIVNNAGLAFDAYGGFRKPERQRLLIYPDYYTPQPDDYQVALFSINYPAKFVTLEHRDILGSLMSLGIDRSKFGDIRLQADAAQFAVVDELKDYLIANFNSIGKSKVRIEQLDFSALLIESMETWTEQLYTVSSLRLDAVVSAIMNSPRQKAVSLIQNDKVKVNHTVRSQQSFELNELDSLSVRGAGRFKILSIEGRTRKDKIRLLIGVLE, translated from the coding sequence ATGGATTCGATAGTACAGCATTTCAGGAAAGAAGAGCAGCCCTTCATCGAAAATGCGTTAGGTTGGACGCGCGAAGTGGAAGACACATATGCGCCCAAGCTTACAGGCTTTCTAGACCCTCGAGAACAGTTTATAGTCGAAACGATTGTGAACAATGCAGGACTGGCTTTTGATGCTTATGGTGGATTTAGGAAACCGGAACGACAGCGGCTGCTTATTTATCCGGATTATTATACGCCACAACCTGATGATTATCAGGTTGCCCTATTTTCAATCAACTATCCTGCAAAATTTGTAACCTTGGAACACAGGGATATTTTAGGGTCGTTAATGTCCCTTGGGATAGATCGTTCCAAATTCGGCGATATCCGTCTGCAAGCTGATGCGGCACAGTTTGCCGTTGTGGATGAACTGAAAGATTATCTAATCGCGAATTTTAATTCGATTGGCAAATCGAAAGTTCGGATTGAACAGCTTGATTTTTCAGCACTGCTCATTGAATCCATGGAAACTTGGACAGAACAACTGTATACAGTCAGTTCATTGCGCCTTGACGCTGTCGTTTCCGCGATCATGAACAGCCCGCGACAAAAAGCCGTTTCACTTATTCAGAATGATAAAGTGAAAGTGAATCACACTGTGAGAAGTCAACAATCATTCGAGCTCAATGAATTGGACAGTCTGTCAGTGAGAGGGGCTGGCAGATTCAAGATTTTATCGATAGAAGGACGTACTAGAAAAGATAAAATCAGATTACTAATAGGCGTGTTAGAATGA
- a CDS encoding YggT family protein → MVILNLIYIAAQYAINIFSILLIIYILMSWVPASRETKIGKLIGRIAEPYLGFFRKFIPPLGMIDISPIVAIFVLRYLISPGVYQVYSMIASLIR, encoded by the coding sequence ATGGTAATTTTAAATTTGATTTATATAGCTGCTCAATATGCAATAAATATTTTTTCAATTCTTTTAATCATATATATTTTAATGTCATGGGTACCTGCTTCCAGAGAAACTAAAATCGGGAAACTCATAGGCAGAATTGCAGAACCGTACTTAGGGTTTTTCCGTAAATTCATTCCGCCTCTTGGTATGATTGATATTTCGCCAATTGTCGCGATATTTGTTTTGCGGTATTTAATCTCACCGGGTGTGTATCAAGTGTATTCAATGATTGCCTCACTTATTAGGTGA
- a CDS encoding cell division protein SepF encodes MSIKRRIEKWFYLDDEEELQQEQPAREPKQQPVQQQQPRRTPARRQPEVDTQQPGTVVSLQSLQKSSKVILFEPRVYAEAQDISEHLKNKRAVVVNLQRIERDQGIRIVDFLSGTVYALGGDIQRIGTDIFLCVPENVEVAGSISDYFER; translated from the coding sequence ATGAGTATAAAAAGACGTATTGAAAAGTGGTTCTATCTTGACGATGAAGAAGAACTCCAACAGGAGCAACCTGCGAGAGAGCCAAAACAGCAACCTGTGCAGCAGCAACAGCCAAGAAGGACTCCGGCACGTAGACAGCCTGAAGTCGACACGCAGCAACCAGGTACTGTGGTCAGTTTGCAAAGCTTGCAGAAGTCTTCTAAAGTCATTTTATTTGAACCGCGTGTATACGCTGAAGCACAGGACATATCTGAACATCTGAAAAACAAACGGGCAGTTGTCGTTAACTTACAGCGTATTGAACGCGACCAGGGAATCCGTATTGTCGATTTTCTGAGCGGGACAGTTTATGCTTTAGGCGGAGATATACAGCGCATTGGAACAGATATCTTCTTATGTGTACCTGAAAATGTTGAAGTGGCAGGGTCCATTTCAGATTACTTTGAACGATAG
- a CDS encoding YggS family pyridoxal phosphate-dependent enzyme → MEKLHENIEQIKSEIYDACQRTGRNPEDITTIAVTKQVSSKRASKVIESGICDLGENRPEGLLSKKAEILDPNLNWHFIGNVQSRKVKDIINGIDYLHSLDRLSLAKEIQKRADHTVNCFVQVNVSGEGSKSGLQIEEVEEFVQQLQQYDKIKVVGLMTMAPYTDDRELIRSVFRSLRKLRDEMSFKELKYAPCTLLSMGMSNDYVIAIEEGATHVRIGTALVGTESEGEE, encoded by the coding sequence ATGGAAAAGCTTCATGAAAATATTGAACAAATAAAAAGTGAAATCTATGATGCCTGTCAGCGCACTGGACGAAATCCGGAAGATATAACGACAATTGCTGTAACAAAGCAGGTTTCGTCCAAGCGTGCATCTAAAGTTATTGAATCGGGTATATGCGACCTTGGTGAAAACAGACCGGAAGGCTTATTATCCAAAAAGGCGGAAATTCTTGACCCTAATCTGAACTGGCACTTCATAGGAAATGTACAAAGCAGAAAAGTGAAAGATATTATTAATGGAATCGACTATTTGCATTCTTTGGACAGGTTAAGTTTAGCGAAAGAAATACAGAAACGAGCAGATCATACAGTTAATTGTTTCGTTCAAGTCAATGTATCTGGAGAAGGATCTAAATCAGGACTTCAGATTGAAGAAGTTGAGGAGTTCGTGCAACAGCTGCAGCAATATGATAAAATTAAAGTTGTAGGACTAATGACGATGGCCCCTTATACAGATGATCGCGAACTGATTCGTTCTGTGTTCCGTTCACTCAGGAAACTGCGTGATGAAATGTCTTTTAAAGAATTAAAATATGCTCCATGCACACTATTATCCATGGGAATGTCAAATGATTATGTCATTGCGATTGAAGAAGGTGCAACTCACGTCAGAATCGGTACCGCATTAGTCGGAACGGAGAGCGAGGGAGAAGAATGA
- a CDS encoding PRC-barrel domain-containing protein → MRFSELQKKEVIEVKRGSFLGFVQDATIDMKNGKLDVLQIGGAERTLFMEPKVKEFKQIKYDDVVTIGKDIILVGKKAGN, encoded by the coding sequence ATGAGGTTTTCTGAGTTGCAGAAAAAAGAAGTTATTGAAGTAAAACGAGGTTCTTTCCTTGGTTTTGTACAAGACGCTACAATTGATATGAAAAACGGAAAGCTCGACGTTTTGCAAATAGGCGGTGCAGAAAGAACTCTCTTCATGGAGCCGAAAGTGAAAGAATTCAAGCAAATTAAATACGATGACGTAGTAACAATCGGGAAAGATATCATTTTAGTAGGCAAAAAGGCGGGCAATTAA
- the sigG gene encoding RNA polymerase sporulation sigma factor SigG — protein MRTRVEICGIDTSNLPLLTNEVMKETFIRLQSGDESAREELVFGNLRLVLSLVQRFAYRGEQADDLFQVGCIGLLKSIDNFDLKHNVRFSTYAVPMIIGEIKRHLRDHHSIRVSRSLRDIAYKAIRAKEQFINDHQREPKISDLAEITDIPEDDILFALDAIQDPMSLHEPMNGDGGDPVYIMDQLHDKKVSEDRWLTYVSVKETVAGMTERQKTILSKRFYLGQTQTEIAKELGISQAQISRLEKNAIQIIKEGMENE, from the coding sequence ATGCGTACAAGAGTCGAGATTTGTGGTATCGATACGTCCAATTTGCCATTACTGACAAACGAAGTGATGAAAGAGACATTCATCAGATTACAAAGCGGAGATGAATCGGCAAGAGAAGAACTGGTATTTGGAAACTTGAGATTAGTCCTTAGCCTTGTTCAGCGATTTGCCTATAGAGGGGAGCAGGCAGACGACTTATTCCAAGTAGGTTGCATCGGATTACTAAAGTCGATAGATAATTTTGATCTGAAACATAATGTACGTTTTTCAACATATGCTGTACCAATGATTATTGGTGAAATCAAAAGGCATTTAAGGGATCATCATTCAATTAGGGTATCCAGATCTCTCAGGGATATTGCTTACAAAGCAATTAGAGCTAAAGAACAATTTATAAATGATCATCAGAGAGAACCCAAAATATCCGATTTGGCGGAAATTACGGATATTCCAGAAGACGATATCCTATTTGCATTGGATGCGATACAAGATCCAATGTCGCTACACGAACCGATGAATGGCGACGGAGGAGATCCGGTGTATATCATGGATCAGTTGCACGATAAAAAAGTATCAGAGGATCGCTGGTTGACGTATGTGTCTGTTAAAGAAACTGTAGCAGGTATGACAGAAAGACAAAAAACAATTCTTTCAAAACGGTTTTATCTAGGGCAAACTCAAACAGAAATAGCGAAAGAATTGGGCATATCTCAAGCACAAATATCCAGGTTAGAAAAAAATGCAATTCAGATTATTAAAGAAGGCATGGAAAACGAATGA
- the sigE gene encoding RNA polymerase sporulation sigma factor SigE: MWSEMKKWLSIIKSYFKRKSGTYYIGGHESLPKPLTREEEAVAIRAFMEGDMNARDTLIEKNLRLVVYIARRFDNTNTHIEDLISIGTIGLIKAIETFKADRNIKLATYASRCIENEILMHLRKTNRTKSEISFDEPLNSDADGNELLLSDILGTDEHIITDDVEKKLERQHMIEAISTLDEREKYIMECRFGLTGRLEMTQKEVAELLGISQSYISRLEKKIISELRDKLNHPIA; the protein is encoded by the coding sequence ATGTGGTCTGAAATGAAAAAATGGCTATCAATCATTAAAAGTTATTTCAAAAGAAAAAGTGGCACATATTATATTGGAGGACATGAATCCCTTCCAAAACCATTGACGAGAGAGGAAGAAGCGGTAGCAATTAGAGCGTTCATGGAGGGCGACATGAATGCGCGTGACACATTAATTGAGAAAAACCTTAGACTTGTCGTCTATATTGCGCGCCGTTTTGACAATACAAATACACATATTGAAGATTTGATTAGTATAGGTACGATTGGACTTATAAAAGCGATCGAAACTTTCAAAGCCGATCGCAACATTAAACTTGCGACATATGCATCACGATGTATCGAAAATGAAATATTAATGCATCTGCGAAAAACTAACCGTACCAAATCAGAAATTTCTTTTGATGAACCATTGAATTCAGATGCCGATGGAAATGAATTGCTTCTATCTGATATTTTGGGCACAGACGAGCATATTATTACTGATGATGTCGAAAAAAAGCTTGAAAGACAACATATGATTGAAGCAATCAGTACATTGGATGAACGTGAGAAATATATAATGGAATGTCGTTTCGGCTTGACAGGCAGGCTAGAAATGACGCAAAAGGAAGTCGCGGAACTGCTGGGGATTTCACAATCCTATATTTCGCGTTTGGAGAAGAAAATCATCTCGGAACTTCGTGATAAATTGAATCATCCGATTGCCTGA
- a CDS encoding sigma-E processing peptidase SpoIIGA, producing the protein MYGELIIGINMVFNFAVLLFANRMGKAQATWTRLALAAFIGALPVTFFPDSLIALIAAFACMILYAFGFSFKNWGGASILVLIGSLFAGGILTVLTERLLFSNTIYTVLVCALLAYITLYLLKVKWLDVRVARHLSSYNMDSQLSIWNKQVDITVFVDTGNQCSEPLSSDPVHFVSLQSIRNIVPDELLSPLESWDPKGMPKIASFPQRYQKGIRLIRLQTIQGISWAAGFKYEKWLIGEGSELPSGYIVLTKEDNRYPEGAGAILHVSALESITNERGTGYVV; encoded by the coding sequence ATGTATGGGGAACTCATTATCGGAATCAATATGGTATTTAATTTTGCGGTTTTATTATTTGCTAATCGAATGGGCAAGGCACAAGCCACATGGACACGATTGGCGCTCGCAGCATTCATCGGCGCGTTGCCAGTAACTTTTTTCCCTGACTCCTTGATCGCTCTCATCGCCGCATTTGCCTGCATGATTCTATACGCTTTTGGATTTTCTTTTAAAAACTGGGGTGGCGCTTCGATACTTGTCCTAATCGGTTCTCTATTTGCAGGAGGAATACTTACCGTCTTGACGGAAAGGCTGCTGTTTTCAAATACTATTTACACAGTACTTGTTTGTGCATTGCTAGCTTATATCACATTGTATTTATTGAAAGTGAAGTGGCTAGATGTTCGGGTAGCCCGTCATCTTTCTTCGTATAATATGGACTCTCAGTTATCGATTTGGAATAAACAAGTGGACATTACCGTTTTCGTCGATACAGGAAACCAATGCAGTGAACCACTTTCAAGTGATCCCGTACATTTTGTATCGCTACAATCGATTCGAAATATAGTGCCTGATGAACTATTAAGTCCATTGGAGTCGTGGGATCCTAAAGGAATGCCGAAAATAGCATCTTTTCCGCAACGCTATCAAAAAGGGATACGGTTAATTCGTCTGCAGACAATTCAAGGCATTTCCTGGGCTGCAGGTTTTAAATATGAAAAATGGCTAATTGGGGAAGGAAGTGAATTGCCGTCAGGCTATATTGTGCTGACAAAAGAGGATAACCGGTATCCGGAAGGGGCAGGCGCGATATTACATGTATCCGCATTAGAATCCATCACAAACGAAAGGGGAACAGGTTATGTGGTCTGA
- the ftsZ gene encoding cell division protein FtsZ produces MLDFDTNIDALAVIKVIGVGGGGNNAVNRMIEHGVQGVDFIAVNTDAQALNLSEAEVKLQIGAKLTRGLGAGANPDVGKKAAEESREQIEEALRGADMVFVTAGMGGGTGTGAAPVIAQIAKDLGALTVGVVTRPFTFEGRKRSTQAIGGITAMKESVDTLIVIPNDKLLEIVDKNTPMLEAFREADNVLRQGVQGISDLIAVPGLINLDFADVKTIMSNKGSALMGIGMSTGENRAAEAAKKAISSPLLETSIDGAKGVLMNITGGSNLSLFEVQEAADIVASASDEDVNMIFGSVINDALKDEIVVTVIATGFNEEQLSPPKPSRGAGFGAGRTQPQQQPQQSPVQPSHTRREDSQQFQQPEQPARQQHSNQQDDALDIPTFLRNRRR; encoded by the coding sequence ATGCTTGATTTTGATACGAATATCGATGCTCTTGCTGTCATCAAAGTAATTGGTGTCGGCGGTGGCGGTAATAATGCTGTCAACCGAATGATTGAACATGGAGTACAAGGCGTTGATTTTATCGCGGTAAATACTGATGCGCAAGCACTTAATTTATCAGAAGCTGAAGTGAAACTGCAGATTGGTGCAAAATTAACACGTGGACTGGGTGCAGGTGCTAATCCTGACGTCGGCAAAAAAGCAGCAGAAGAAAGTCGCGAACAGATCGAAGAAGCACTTCGTGGTGCTGATATGGTATTTGTAACTGCGGGAATGGGCGGAGGTACTGGTACAGGTGCAGCACCCGTCATTGCTCAAATTGCAAAAGATCTTGGTGCACTGACTGTTGGTGTCGTTACAAGGCCATTCACTTTTGAAGGGCGTAAACGTTCTACACAAGCGATTGGCGGAATTACTGCAATGAAAGAATCTGTCGATACGCTAATTGTCATTCCAAATGACAAACTACTTGAAATCGTTGATAAAAACACACCTATGCTCGAAGCGTTCAGAGAAGCGGACAATGTACTTCGACAAGGTGTTCAAGGTATATCTGATTTAATCGCTGTACCAGGTTTGATTAACCTAGACTTCGCAGACGTTAAGACAATCATGTCCAACAAAGGATCTGCACTTATGGGGATCGGTATGTCTACAGGTGAAAATCGTGCCGCTGAGGCTGCCAAAAAAGCCATATCAAGTCCTTTGCTTGAAACATCGATTGATGGTGCCAAAGGTGTTCTTATGAACATTACGGGTGGCTCTAATTTGAGTCTATTCGAAGTACAAGAAGCGGCAGATATCGTTGCTTCGGCATCTGATGAAGATGTCAACATGATTTTCGGTTCGGTCATCAATGACGCGTTGAAAGATGAAATCGTTGTGACAGTCATTGCAACAGGATTCAATGAAGAACAGCTTAGCCCACCGAAACCATCACGTGGTGCAGGATTTGGTGCTGGACGTACGCAACCACAACAACAACCACAACAATCGCCTGTCCAGCCTTCACATACGCGTAGAGAAGATTCGCAGCAGTTCCAACAGCCGGAGCAACCTGCACGTCAGCAACATAGTAACCAACAAGATGATGCGTTAGATATTCCAACATTCCTTCGTAACCGTCGTCGATAA
- the ftsA gene encoding cell division protein FtsA, protein MSESTIYVSLDIGSSSIKVLIGEVDGGSLHVIGVGNVQSAGIRKGTIIDIDATVQSIRKAVEQAERMTGMQIRDVILGIPANGVLLQDVKGVVAVNSENREITDDDLDRVMKSAQVMSVPPEKEIVNIIAKQFIVDDYDEIKDPRGMIGVRLEMDGTLITTSKTMVHNILRCVERAGLVIREIYLQPLASGTFALTEDEMNHGTAFIDIGGGSTTISIFGDNRFISTSVIPVGGDHLTKDLSIILKTPTEQARKIKHQYGHAFYDDASDDELFEVPVIGADSKDQYSQRYISEIIGVRLEELFELILEEFYRMGIHDLPGGVVLTGGTTKLEGILQLARHVLKTRVRIHTPEYIGVREPMYSTAVGLIRYANMEDTYFGISAEAQSVATTQETDYGLAPKKKVAKQDKENRPGLMSKTKKFLDGFFE, encoded by the coding sequence ATGAGTGAATCGACAATATATGTATCACTAGATATAGGTTCTTCATCCATCAAAGTACTGATTGGTGAAGTGGATGGCGGATCACTCCACGTTATTGGGGTCGGAAACGTTCAATCCGCGGGTATTCGTAAAGGAACCATCATCGATATAGATGCGACTGTTCAATCCATCAGAAAAGCGGTTGAGCAGGCCGAACGCATGACGGGCATGCAAATTAGGGATGTCATTCTTGGCATACCTGCCAATGGTGTATTACTGCAAGATGTAAAAGGCGTTGTCGCGGTCAATTCCGAAAATCGCGAAATAACCGATGATGACTTGGACAGGGTTATGAAGTCTGCACAAGTGATGTCTGTACCGCCTGAAAAAGAGATTGTCAATATCATAGCGAAGCAATTCATTGTAGATGATTACGATGAAATTAAAGATCCAAGAGGGATGATAGGTGTTCGACTTGAAATGGATGGAACGCTCATTACCACTTCTAAAACGATGGTACACAATATATTAAGATGTGTTGAAAGAGCTGGTTTAGTCATCCGTGAAATCTATTTGCAGCCTCTTGCATCAGGCACATTCGCATTGACAGAAGATGAGATGAATCATGGAACCGCATTTATCGACATTGGCGGTGGATCCACGACCATTTCAATCTTTGGTGATAATCGCTTTATTTCCACATCGGTCATCCCAGTTGGTGGAGATCATTTAACAAAAGACCTATCGATTATTTTGAAGACACCGACCGAACAGGCCAGAAAAATTAAACATCAGTATGGACATGCTTTTTATGATGATGCTTCTGATGATGAATTATTTGAAGTGCCCGTAATAGGTGCTGATTCAAAAGATCAATATAGTCAAAGATACATATCGGAAATCATCGGTGTCCGATTGGAAGAATTATTCGAATTGATTTTGGAAGAATTCTATCGCATGGGTATCCATGATTTGCCGGGTGGGGTCGTCTTGACTGGCGGCACGACAAAACTTGAAGGCATCCTGCAGCTAGCTAGACATGTACTAAAAACAAGAGTTAGGATTCACACGCCTGAATATATCGGTGTTCGTGAACCAATGTATTCGACTGCTGTAGGTCTTATCCGTTATGCTAATATGGAAGATACGTATTTTGGCATATCGGCTGAAGCACAATCTGTTGCAACTACTCAGGAAACAGACTACGGTCTTGCACCTAAGAAGAAAGTTGCAAAACAGGATAAAGAAAATAGACCGGGCCTGATGAGTAAGACAAAGAAGTTTTTAGATGGATTTTTCGAATGA
- a CDS encoding small basic family protein: MWLPLLGLIFGVSLGLLSDIQIPQVYSNYLSIAVLAALDTLFGGIRAHLQHIYDDKVFISGFFFNIVLAACLAFLGVHLGVDLYLAAVFAFGVRLFQNIAVIRRILLAKWSDRGKLTQAKVQD, translated from the coding sequence ATGTGGTTGCCGTTGTTAGGTTTAATTTTTGGAGTTTCGTTAGGGTTATTATCAGATATTCAAATCCCACAAGTATATAGCAACTATTTGTCGATAGCAGTCCTGGCAGCTCTGGATACTCTTTTCGGAGGCATACGTGCACATCTCCAGCATATATACGATGACAAGGTTTTCATCTCGGGCTTCTTTTTTAACATAGTGCTTGCGGCATGCCTGGCCTTCCTTGGCGTCCATTTAGGCGTAGATCTGTATTTGGCTGCGGTATTCGCATTTGGTGTGAGATTGTTCCAAAATATCGCTGTCATACGACGGATTTTATTAGCTAAATGGTCTGATCGAGGGAAGTTAACACAAGCTAAAGTACAGGATTGA
- a CDS encoding DUF881 domain-containing protein, whose amino-acid sequence MKKTINLKFTLILLLIGFMIAVQYNSIENPKQRDTRDIWAIRQELAEEKKLHSELLSEIRELDRTMSSYRTLSDFSTGQALRDTVDKLHQKAGTTDIEGPGIIIDILPSAESIAYGIPITSISSDLLTRFVNDVNRFKGIDMEIDGKRYNVLSSIRVINGSTSVNGLNVSTPPFKIKIISQTLADSEKLYNYLLASSIHDDFYLDNLILDIKPPEKGVIIRAWPEKLENLYLNELPKGE is encoded by the coding sequence ATGAAAAAGACGATAAATCTTAAATTCACACTAATCCTCCTTCTAATCGGTTTTATGATTGCCGTTCAATATAATTCAATAGAGAATCCTAAGCAACGTGATACGAGGGATATATGGGCGATACGCCAAGAATTAGCTGAAGAGAAAAAACTTCACTCTGAACTACTGTCTGAAATACGTGAGTTGGACAGGACGATGTCTTCCTATCGAACGCTTAGTGATTTCAGTACTGGACAAGCGCTGAGAGACACAGTGGACAAGCTACATCAGAAAGCAGGCACTACTGACATAGAAGGACCTGGGATTATTATCGATATCCTTCCATCTGCAGAAAGTATAGCGTATGGAATACCAATCACGAGTATTTCATCCGATCTATTAACCCGTTTTGTCAATGACGTAAACAGATTTAAAGGAATTGATATGGAAATAGACGGTAAAAGATATAACGTCTTAAGTTCGATACGTGTCATTAATGGTTCCACTTCCGTTAACGGTTTAAATGTTTCGACACCGCCGTTCAAGATAAAAATCATTTCACAGACATTAGCAGATAGTGAGAAGCTCTATAATTATTTGTTGGCATCATCGATACATGATGATTTCTATTTGGATAATCTGATTCTGGATATTAAACCCCCTGAAAAAGGCGTAATCATCCGTGCTTGGCCAGAAAAGTTGGAAAATCTGTATTTGAATGAGCTACCGAAAGGGGAATAA
- a CDS encoding DUF881 domain-containing protein, producing MKLTKKASNGNNQRGRYVLYAIVFLVLGFIFAFSYRTLGKDKSDAVHGATSQQEEQYREDLISQKERNKELADEILQKQVEIREFEKSFSENENNHAGLVNEAKDLRLLLGAIPATGPGVKVTLSDGDYDPVEQNPNEYIVHESHVLGVVNELKISGAQGIAINGQRISSNSYIKCTGPVIKIDGRTLPAPFVIEAVGDTEVLSASLTLKGGMVDSLLHDNIVVGIEQLKEIRLPALRNES from the coding sequence ATGAAGTTGACGAAGAAAGCGAGTAATGGGAATAACCAAAGGGGAAGATATGTCCTGTATGCGATTGTTTTTCTTGTGCTCGGTTTTATTTTCGCATTTTCTTACCGAACATTAGGAAAGGACAAGTCGGATGCAGTTCATGGCGCTACTTCTCAGCAGGAAGAACAGTATCGCGAAGATCTTATCAGTCAGAAAGAGCGCAACAAAGAACTCGCTGATGAAATCCTTCAAAAACAAGTCGAAATCAGGGAGTTTGAAAAATCGTTCTCGGAGAATGAAAATAACCATGCAGGCCTAGTGAATGAAGCAAAAGATTTGAGACTGTTACTCGGTGCAATTCCTGCAACAGGTCCTGGCGTAAAAGTGACATTATCAGACGGGGATTATGATCCTGTGGAACAGAATCCGAATGAGTATATTGTCCATGAGAGCCATGTGTTAGGTGTCGTTAATGAATTGAAAATATCAGGTGCACAAGGAATTGCGATTAATGGACAGCGGATTTCATCGAATTCGTATATAAAATGTACAGGCCCTGTCATTAAGATTGACGGTCGTACACTACCGGCACCGTTTGTCATTGAAGCTGTAGGAGATACCGAAGTACTCTCAGCATCACTGACTTTAAAAGGCGGCATGGTGGATAGCCTGCTTCACGACAATATTGTAGTTGGAATTGAACAACTGAAAGAGATTCGATTACCGGCATTACGAAACGAATCATGA
- a CDS encoding cell division protein FtsQ/DivIB produces the protein MDKVIDIEERIPSLREKRRRKTNKKFLFIIAIFFIALLVLLYFQSPYSKVGEIVTNGAHLYEDTYYIEKSGISSGTPYWSFSTEGVQKQLASIDGVKEVTVTRKLLRDIDIAIIEWETVAYIEDKGNYSLLLENGEIFRSENISSNIPILNHVDDSDVRKKLTAQLLKIDDEVLHLISEIIYTGSGDDHDTITVYMDDGYEVRAIIQTFAESMVYYPEITSQLNGLEKGIIDMEVGTFFSPFSEVYGGGEGEEGVGDEVDEESE, from the coding sequence ATGGATAAAGTGATTGATATTGAAGAACGGATTCCTTCGTTAAGAGAAAAGCGAAGGAGGAAGACGAACAAAAAGTTTCTCTTCATCATCGCGATCTTTTTCATCGCTCTCCTCGTCCTATTATATTTCCAGTCCCCATACAGCAAAGTCGGGGAGATTGTAACAAATGGCGCTCACTTGTATGAAGACACTTATTATATTGAGAAGAGCGGGATTTCATCTGGCACACCATATTGGAGCTTCAGCACGGAAGGTGTTCAGAAACAGTTGGCTTCTATTGATGGCGTGAAAGAAGTAACTGTTACAAGAAAGTTACTGAGGGATATTGACATCGCTATTATTGAATGGGAAACGGTTGCTTATATCGAGGACAAAGGAAATTATTCTTTACTGCTAGAAAATGGTGAAATATTCCGAAGTGAAAACATCAGTTCAAATATTCCGATTTTGAATCATGTGGATGATTCTGACGTCCGAAAAAAACTGACAGCACAACTGTTGAAAATAGACGATGAAGTGTTGCATCTTATTTCTGAAATCATTTACACGGGTTCAGGAGATGATCATGATACTATTACGGTTTATATGGATGATGGATACGAAGTTCGTGCAATCATTCAAACGTTTGCAGAAAGCATGGTGTATTATCCAGAAATTACATCACAGTTGAATGGCCTTGAAAAGGGTATAATCGATATGGAAGTCGGAACGTTCTTTTCTCCTTTCAGCGAAGTTTATGGCGGAGGGGAGGGGGAAGAAGGAGTAGGTGATGAAGTTGACGAAGAAAGCGAGTAA